A window of the Leptospira kmetyi serovar Malaysia str. Bejo-Iso9 genome harbors these coding sequences:
- a CDS encoding DNA-methyltransferase has protein sequence MNQILIGCAYEKLQELPNKYFHTVVTSPPYYKLRDYNHSKQIGTESSYKEYIRKLVLVFREVHRVLRDDGTLWIVIGDTYNNQAKKERLPGELKRKDLIGIPWRLAFALQEDGWYLRQDIIWNKPNTTPQSVKDRCTTAHEYIFLLSKSPKYFYNAEAISEPTLSLIPGHKSFRPRAVEIFQNGRTVFHGKRGQTARTIRERKNKRSVWTVTTKPSKTSHSATFPKDLIEDCIKAGTSKFGVCFECGEPYRKENQSSCEHSLSSVPARVLDPFFGSGTTGEVALELGPEYTGIELNETYANEAEERLSQKLLY, from the coding sequence GTGAATCAAATCTTAATCGGTTGCGCTTACGAGAAGCTCCAAGAATTACCAAATAAATATTTTCATACAGTAGTTACCTCACCGCCTTACTACAAACTTCGAGATTACAATCATTCAAAACAGATCGGAACCGAGAGTTCGTATAAAGAATATATCCGAAAACTCGTTCTTGTCTTCCGAGAAGTCCATAGAGTATTGAGAGATGACGGAACACTTTGGATAGTTATAGGCGATACATATAACAATCAGGCAAAGAAAGAGAGATTGCCAGGAGAATTGAAGAGAAAGGATCTGATCGGAATCCCTTGGCGTCTTGCTTTCGCTTTGCAGGAAGACGGTTGGTATTTAAGACAAGATATTATTTGGAATAAACCGAACACAACGCCGCAGTCAGTAAAGGATCGTTGTACGACAGCTCACGAGTATATTTTTTTACTTTCCAAAAGCCCGAAATATTTCTACAACGCTGAGGCGATTTCAGAACCAACTCTTTCCCTGATCCCCGGCCACAAAAGTTTCAGGCCGCGAGCGGTTGAGATTTTTCAAAATGGTCGAACTGTCTTTCATGGTAAGAGAGGGCAAACTGCTCGAACGATACGAGAACGAAAAAATAAGCGATCGGTTTGGACGGTTACAACGAAACCCTCTAAAACCTCTCACTCCGCAACCTTTCCCAAAGATTTAATCGAAGATTGTATAAAGGCGGGAACTAGTAAATTCGGAGTTTGTTTTGAATGTGGCGAACCTTATCGAAAAGAAAATCAAAGTTCTTGCGAGCATAGTCTTAGTTCCGTTCCGGCAAGAGTTTTAGATCCTTTTTTCGGATCAGGTACGACCGGTGAGGTCGCTCTTGAATTAGGACCAGAATATACTGGAATTGAATTAAACGAAACGTACGCTAATGAAGCAGAAGAAAGGCTTAGTCAAAAATTACTCTATTAG
- a CDS encoding ParB N-terminal domain-containing protein: protein MERIKVSLDKIQFHPKNGKIFRPRTEEFIKGLAENIKRNGLHEPISIQRIPDTDLFLCLSGEHRIKAVKLLGWESINAYIVSPEDPISYIAEQNFRKGQFTYKDRLLAYREFCPEFFTGSKIVIARLKEISDKTGILVSSLKGDLKKIRKGSNKDDSIEILHELWSKKKIRNLRINLADQGNGRFLLKVHGKNLNYEWRGAFKEVVSECAKAARSKYFDKNFKSENEEMASRIKVFRKEAGLTQFQLAQGLGYSQSYFAELEGGKWECSEQLFEQIALFCQERIT, encoded by the coding sequence TTGGAACGAATTAAAGTTTCCTTGGATAAGATTCAGTTTCACCCAAAGAATGGAAAAATATTCCGGCCACGAACGGAAGAGTTCATAAAGGGACTTGCGGAAAATATTAAACGAAATGGTCTTCACGAACCTATTTCAATACAAAGGATACCGGATACGGATCTTTTTCTTTGTTTGTCCGGCGAACACAGAATCAAAGCCGTTAAACTGCTTGGTTGGGAATCGATTAATGCTTATATAGTTTCACCGGAAGATCCGATTTCATATATCGCGGAACAAAATTTCCGAAAAGGTCAGTTTACCTATAAAGACAGGCTTTTGGCATACCGTGAATTTTGCCCTGAGTTTTTTACCGGATCAAAGATCGTTATTGCAAGGCTAAAAGAGATAAGCGATAAGACTGGAATTCTTGTATCGAGTCTCAAGGGTGACTTAAAGAAAATACGTAAAGGCTCAAACAAAGATGACTCGATAGAAATTTTACACGAGCTTTGGTCCAAAAAGAAAATCCGAAATTTAAGAATCAATTTGGCTGATCAGGGGAACGGAAGATTTCTTCTCAAAGTTCACGGTAAGAACTTAAACTATGAATGGCGCGGAGCCTTTAAAGAGGTCGTTAGTGAGTGCGCGAAGGCGGCACGGTCCAAGTATTTTGATAAGAACTTTAAATCTGAGAACGAAGAAATGGCTTCCCGGATCAAGGTTTTTAGAAAGGAGGCCGGACTAACTCAGTTTCAACTTGCACAGGGACTCGGATACTCGCAAAGCTATTTCGCCGAGCTCGAGGGCGGAAAATGGGAATGCTCCGAACAGCTTTTCGAACAGATTGCTCTTTTTTGTCAGGAGAGAATCACATGA
- a CDS encoding DNA-methyltransferase, producing MNFEIICGSADTVLKETRERNLLYPKFDCLVTSPPYFQKRKYLDDSHPSVSLEIGRERQTKQYFSHLALVFREAAKHLKDSATVFVNIGDSFQHGQAIRIPSGFVDFMKEEGYHFIQEIIWAKSISTDEGNFGSCKPESVRRRFTNSHEYVLFFVRDLDLYYFNADLVSVPISGIHHDQIHSFKSIQETSAKEHSSFEFYPEKNYERYLAETPTSVKNRILENKIKSGNLTARRRSVWQIPTPNSRGRHTAVGPERLFEICVLAGCPEGGVVLDPFAGEGTVGKTALKNKRKFVGIDLDERSCEEAKNHLVGVLKQAS from the coding sequence ATGAACTTTGAAATTATATGCGGATCGGCTGACACGGTTCTAAAGGAAACAAGAGAAAGAAACCTTCTCTATCCTAAGTTTGATTGTCTTGTTACCTCCCCGCCGTATTTCCAAAAGAGGAAATACTTGGATGATTCTCACCCCTCGGTCAGTCTTGAGATCGGGAGAGAAAGACAAACAAAACAATATTTCTCTCACCTCGCGCTTGTCTTTCGTGAGGCCGCGAAACATCTAAAAGATTCAGCGACTGTCTTCGTAAATATTGGAGATTCGTTTCAGCACGGACAAGCGATTCGAATTCCTTCCGGTTTCGTTGACTTTATGAAAGAAGAAGGTTATCACTTCATTCAAGAAATAATATGGGCGAAATCGATTTCAACGGATGAGGGAAATTTTGGTTCGTGTAAACCGGAGTCAGTAAGGAGACGATTTACGAATTCACATGAGTATGTACTCTTTTTTGTGCGAGATTTGGACCTTTACTATTTTAACGCCGATTTAGTTTCCGTTCCAATATCCGGGATTCATCATGATCAAATCCATTCTTTCAAATCGATCCAAGAAACTTCGGCTAAAGAACATTCTTCTTTTGAATTTTATCCTGAAAAAAACTATGAAAGGTATCTCGCCGAAACTCCAACCTCGGTCAAAAACCGGATATTAGAAAATAAAATCAAGTCGGGAAACCTTACAGCCCGTAGGCGTTCTGTCTGGCAAATACCAACTCCGAATTCAAGAGGAAGACATACAGCGGTCGGTCCGGAAAGACTTTTTGAAATCTGTGTCCTTGCAGGTTGCCCGGAAGGTGGGGTCGTTTTAGATCCGTTCGCAGGAGAAGGAACAGTCGGAAAGACAGCTCTTAAAAATAAACGAAAATTTGTTGGTATCGATCTGGATGAACGTTCCTGCGAAGAGGCTAAAAATCATTTAGTCGGCGTTCTTAAACAAGCATCCTAA
- a CDS encoding PBSX family phage terminase large subunit: protein MSKKSLLKIDPKKTNATKVQRNQVFSEKQSLALDEDWSAPYVQEICYDGGARSGKTYLIIKAIISRAWISPNSRHLIARYRLNHLKISVWKQTLIPCLKEMGFVEDRDYTINESLHILTFTNGSEIYGAGLDDADRVEKIMGTEFCTIFINEATQISYATYQKIKTRLSLVREELINKLIVDCNPRNRFHWIFKYFVLRQDPETSNALSASRLQRMSRRSWTPLDNPFLSKEYVQMLEELTGAERERLFLGQWIDVEGLVYPKFEEAIVEPFPIPETWDCAGAVDFGYTNPFVFLWLYYDKSNETWYLADEHYEREQTVRAHCEEIKKNRKPNLFIVADHDAEDRATMAECGLPTMPADKDISTGIQALMKLLSAKQGVKLRIFRSCVHTIEEFSIYSWIPAKDGKNAKEIPAKDHDHAMDCLRYFALKILGRKNSILTRDKETVKKEIEDRPVRLSDIQNQRLARLGIHPSFQHSRN, encoded by the coding sequence TTGTCGAAGAAATCTCTTCTAAAGATAGATCCGAAGAAAACTAACGCAACAAAAGTCCAACGAAATCAAGTCTTCTCCGAAAAACAATCCCTTGCCTTAGACGAGGATTGGTCTGCGCCTTATGTGCAGGAAATCTGCTACGACGGCGGCGCACGTAGTGGTAAAACTTACCTAATCATAAAAGCGATCATATCAAGGGCTTGGATTTCACCAAACTCTCGTCACTTGATCGCAAGATACAGACTCAATCATCTAAAAATCTCCGTATGGAAACAAACTCTGATTCCTTGCCTCAAGGAAATGGGATTCGTTGAGGACCGAGATTATACGATCAATGAGTCACTTCACATTCTGACATTTACAAACGGTTCCGAGATATACGGCGCGGGTCTTGATGATGCTGACCGCGTGGAAAAAATAATGGGGACGGAATTTTGTACGATCTTTATCAATGAAGCGACTCAAATTTCTTACGCCACTTACCAAAAGATCAAGACTCGTCTTTCACTCGTCCGCGAAGAACTTATAAACAAACTGATCGTAGACTGTAACCCGAGAAATCGTTTCCACTGGATCTTTAAGTATTTCGTTCTTAGGCAAGATCCTGAAACAAGTAACGCGTTATCCGCATCGAGACTGCAAAGGATGTCGAGGAGGTCTTGGACGCCTTTAGACAATCCGTTTCTTTCCAAAGAATACGTTCAAATGCTCGAAGAACTAACCGGAGCGGAAAGAGAGCGTCTCTTTCTCGGTCAGTGGATCGACGTTGAAGGACTTGTTTATCCCAAATTTGAAGAGGCCATTGTTGAGCCGTTTCCAATTCCTGAAACCTGGGACTGCGCCGGTGCTGTGGATTTCGGATATACAAACCCTTTCGTTTTTCTTTGGCTCTACTACGACAAATCAAACGAAACTTGGTATTTAGCGGATGAACACTATGAAAGAGAGCAAACCGTTCGCGCCCATTGTGAAGAGATAAAGAAAAACCGAAAACCGAATCTCTTTATAGTCGCGGATCACGACGCGGAGGACCGCGCGACTATGGCCGAGTGTGGCCTTCCGACAATGCCCGCAGACAAGGATATTTCAACGGGCATTCAAGCCCTTATGAAACTACTCTCTGCGAAACAAGGCGTTAAACTTCGGATCTTTCGAAGCTGTGTCCATACAATCGAAGAATTTTCTATTTACTCCTGGATACCTGCAAAAGACGGAAAGAATGCAAAAGAAATTCCCGCAAAAGACCATGATCACGCAATGGACTGTCTCAGATACTTCGCTCTTAAAATTCTCGGACGTAAAAATTCGATACTTACAAGAGACAAGGAAACTGTAAAAAAAGAAATCGAAGATAGACCCGTAAGGCTTTCTGACATTCAGAATCAAAGGCTTGCAAGACTCGGAATCCATCCTTCCTTTCAACATTCAAGAAATTAG
- a CDS encoding cold-shock protein, with protein sequence METKSKLLTGTIRRYIPWNQNLNKGGYGFIETENQRSYFFNAKYSNIREEEIQNGTPVEFETRRGFDKVKGVYETQATRVRRI encoded by the coding sequence TTGGAAACTAAATCGAAACTTTTAACCGGAACAATCAGACGTTACATTCCTTGGAACCAAAACCTGAATAAAGGCGGATACGGATTCATCGAAACAGAAAATCAAAGAAGTTATTTCTTCAATGCGAAATACTCGAATATTCGAGAAGAAGAAATTCAAAATGGAACGCCTGTCGAATTTGAAACAAGACGCGGCTTTGACAAAGTTAAAGGCGTCTATGAAACGCAAGCCACTCGGGTAAGAAGGATTTGA
- a CDS encoding ParB N-terminal domain-containing protein — protein MSILQKEEITSELAETILDKIHLAMTKQNPLWQEWAMDEETEPWMEAQLNELSRKALLSVFRSSDKEISKDGCLALSKEFKKLGAGFLSEFLKGKAEFGEDEEDATKEKSVSFGSISNVLKSNPTPAQIKAGNYKKNHIRIQGLDIAIENKKGTYRTGEDKDGKRWKTKIRNDYGYIKRTAGADGDHVDVFLGPDTESEIVFVINQKNKDNSFDEHKVMIGFHDLKAAKQAYISNYEKGWKGLGSVVSLTVEQFKEWLKSGSTKKELKNPKIEFLKSKLSQMSLKRLVQTTLEGNTLLEISKSSLSTDNFQKSIQREFKDKSHKEILKGSLDVVKESVPRLEKILKALIGRPPSPMNHPSVWRDGKTHVKTEKGWRVLPKGREKKEEEPVKKKREKKVQETKKGNPVPTKLPFNKLRVIKQYTAKENYDRDQINSLKELIKQNGYDPQYPMAVDLKDNEWTVVAGHHRYEAIKELVEEGKLPDSFEIHVVPKSFQSANDRLVAQVSENHRRVVNPTDESSAYAEMIENGWDSKKIAEKLGKKVGEIEKRLALKNLSPDLFKLVSKKDRSLPLGVAEVIGMFAKDKNDKPNHTIQIRAFKWYVENKTKYPGKGPAVVQNYIKELQSGEFDNFDFDTVATNVQKEALRSVGSMEKAATNRKMLDTMLDGIQKTYNRILGDNVSALSQDFSKELAASIAVAADKGIGSASVIGRLGAIIQDLNIIKDSIQSKLKEIEDDSNTGMLFAKSHLFDVEEAILKLNELKEEFKPPIAV, from the coding sequence TTGTCGATTCTTCAAAAAGAAGAAATCACCTCCGAACTCGCTGAAACGATCCTCGACAAGATCCATTTAGCTATGACGAAGCAAAACCCACTCTGGCAGGAGTGGGCAATGGATGAGGAAACGGAGCCTTGGATGGAAGCTCAGTTAAACGAGCTCTCGAGAAAAGCTCTACTGTCTGTTTTTCGATCTTCAGATAAGGAGATTTCAAAAGACGGTTGCCTTGCACTTTCAAAGGAGTTTAAAAAACTCGGCGCGGGGTTTCTATCCGAATTCTTAAAAGGTAAAGCCGAGTTTGGAGAAGATGAGGAAGACGCTACAAAAGAGAAGTCTGTCAGTTTTGGGTCGATTTCGAACGTATTGAAATCGAATCCGACGCCTGCTCAGATAAAAGCGGGGAATTACAAAAAAAACCATATTCGAATCCAGGGTCTTGATATAGCGATCGAAAACAAAAAGGGAACGTATCGCACCGGTGAAGATAAAGACGGAAAAAGGTGGAAAACAAAGATCCGCAATGACTACGGATATATCAAAAGAACTGCGGGAGCGGACGGGGATCATGTAGACGTTTTCCTTGGTCCTGACACCGAATCCGAAATTGTATTCGTAATCAACCAAAAAAACAAAGATAACTCTTTCGACGAACACAAGGTTATGATCGGGTTTCACGACCTCAAAGCCGCAAAGCAAGCCTACATTTCCAATTATGAAAAAGGATGGAAGGGACTTGGAAGTGTCGTTTCCTTAACAGTCGAACAATTTAAAGAATGGTTGAAATCGGGATCTACAAAGAAGGAGTTAAAAAATCCTAAAATAGAATTTCTAAAATCAAAACTTTCTCAGATGAGTCTGAAAAGATTGGTTCAGACCACATTAGAAGGAAATACTTTACTCGAAATTTCAAAATCTTCTCTTTCAACGGATAACTTTCAAAAATCAATTCAAAGAGAATTCAAAGACAAAAGCCACAAAGAGATTTTGAAAGGTTCTCTGGATGTTGTAAAGGAATCGGTTCCGCGTCTTGAAAAAATTCTAAAAGCACTTATTGGACGACCGCCTTCACCGATGAATCATCCTTCGGTTTGGAGGGATGGGAAAACCCATGTCAAAACCGAAAAAGGTTGGCGGGTTCTTCCGAAAGGAAGAGAGAAAAAAGAAGAAGAACCGGTAAAAAAGAAAAGGGAGAAAAAAGTTCAGGAAACAAAAAAAGGAAATCCGGTTCCAACAAAACTTCCCTTTAACAAACTTCGAGTCATAAAGCAATACACCGCAAAAGAAAATTACGATCGAGATCAGATCAATTCCCTAAAAGAACTTATAAAACAAAACGGATATGATCCACAGTATCCGATGGCTGTTGACTTAAAAGATAACGAATGGACAGTCGTAGCCGGACATCATCGTTACGAGGCGATCAAAGAACTCGTTGAAGAAGGAAAACTACCGGATAGTTTTGAAATTCACGTAGTGCCAAAGTCATTTCAATCCGCAAATGACAGACTTGTCGCACAGGTAAGTGAGAATCATAGACGTGTTGTAAATCCTACCGACGAATCAAGCGCGTATGCTGAGATGATTGAAAACGGATGGGATTCCAAAAAGATCGCTGAAAAACTCGGGAAAAAGGTAGGAGAGATTGAGAAGCGTCTTGCTTTAAAAAATCTTAGCCCTGATCTTTTTAAACTCGTATCTAAAAAAGACCGATCTCTCCCGCTCGGAGTGGCTGAGGTTATCGGAATGTTTGCCAAAGACAAAAACGATAAACCGAATCATACAATTCAGATTAGAGCGTTTAAATGGTATGTGGAGAACAAGACTAAGTATCCCGGAAAAGGACCGGCTGTCGTTCAAAACTATATCAAAGAACTCCAAAGCGGGGAGTTTGATAATTTCGATTTTGATACTGTAGCGACAAACGTTCAAAAAGAAGCTCTGCGTTCCGTCGGATCAATGGAGAAAGCCGCGACAAATAGAAAAATGCTCGATACTATGCTTGACGGGATCCAAAAAACGTATAATCGGATTTTAGGGGATAACGTAAGCGCACTTTCTCAAGATTTCTCTAAAGAACTCGCGGCCTCGATTGCAGTAGCCGCAGACAAAGGAATAGGTTCTGCTTCCGTAATCGGAAGACTTGGAGCGATCATTCAGGATCTTAATATAATCAAGGATTCGATACAATCAAAACTGAAAGAGATAGAAGACGATTCGAATACCGGAATGCTTTTTGCAAAATCACATCTTTTTGACGTAGAGGAAGCGATTCTAAAATTGAATGAACTAAAAGAAGAATTTAAGCCTCCGATTGCCGTATAG
- a CDS encoding DUF6171 family protein, with product MKESLTFSESRLEVCLSCPFLVKRIFSEQCSVCFCFVRLKTKVKSESCPIGKWKRES from the coding sequence ATGAAAGAGTCCTTAACTTTTTCTGAATCGCGTCTTGAGGTTTGTCTCTCTTGTCCTTTCCTTGTAAAAAGAATCTTCTCCGAGCAATGCAGTGTTTGTTTCTGTTTCGTCCGACTCAAAACAAAAGTTAAATCTGAATCTTGCCCGATAGGCAAATGGAAAAGAGAATCCTGA
- a CDS encoding baseplate J/gp47 family protein, with protein MAAPYVPKIFLEYLTAIQNSLLASGSRLSNFNPGSRISTWIAAIATVLAEGDLRTLNGFYYAIKEGVYNAFGFKRLPGLVSVGIVRIEHTGHTEPIQIPVFKLDLFGLEFESISSVTIPVGNTFSEIEIRASKPGVDYNIRRLSINTLEGLGTVNIELPPNIRIWNPSDFAGGTNLESEESRLKRFRNFIISLGRATKLGIYTAATSIPGIAGVQLTTNCNPFSGAFEIGWINLYVSDGTSNPPQSLLDLVQKVIEGDLKDPENYPGYSAAGTQVAVFRIPVFGITVKFRLQLQKESQLKDEDALSIALNQITVYLNTLPVGFDVLLKQVEGTLLKAHPDFYRVIIDEFYGKLASDPVPNPLPQNLDIVVPSTYLPRTGGSSGGSVSGILERVEPS; from the coding sequence GTGGCCGCTCCGTATGTTCCAAAAATTTTTCTAGAATACCTTACCGCGATTCAGAACTCCCTTCTTGCTTCCGGTTCGAGGTTATCAAATTTCAATCCGGGTTCGAGAATTTCTACCTGGATTGCCGCGATCGCAACAGTCCTCGCCGAAGGGGATCTAAGAACCTTAAACGGATTTTATTATGCGATTAAAGAAGGCGTATATAACGCTTTTGGATTCAAAAGACTTCCCGGTCTTGTGTCCGTCGGAATCGTTCGTATCGAACATACCGGACACACAGAACCGATTCAGATTCCAGTTTTCAAACTGGACCTTTTTGGTCTTGAATTCGAATCAATCTCATCTGTTACGATTCCGGTCGGGAATACCTTTAGCGAAATTGAAATCCGGGCATCGAAACCCGGAGTCGATTACAATATCCGAAGACTTTCGATTAATACACTCGAAGGACTCGGAACGGTAAATATAGAGCTTCCTCCGAATATTCGAATTTGGAATCCGTCCGACTTCGCTGGTGGAACCAATCTAGAAAGTGAGGAAAGCAGACTTAAAAGATTTCGTAACTTTATCATCTCTTTAGGTCGCGCGACTAAACTCGGGATCTATACAGCGGCCACCTCAATCCCCGGAATAGCCGGTGTTCAACTGACTACGAATTGCAACCCCTTTTCGGGTGCGTTTGAAATTGGCTGGATCAATTTGTATGTAAGCGACGGAACCTCGAATCCTCCGCAAAGTCTTTTAGATCTCGTTCAAAAGGTGATCGAGGGAGACTTAAAAGATCCTGAAAATTATCCCGGATACTCTGCGGCGGGGACACAAGTGGCTGTATTTAGAATTCCTGTTTTTGGAATCACAGTGAAGTTTCGACTTCAATTACAAAAAGAATCTCAGTTAAAAGACGAAGACGCGTTAAGCATCGCTTTAAATCAGATTACGGTTTATTTAAACACGTTACCCGTAGGATTCGATGTTCTTTTAAAACAAGTCGAAGGAACCTTACTCAAAGCGCATCCCGATTTTTACCGGGTCATAATCGATGAGTTCTATGGAAAACTTGCAAGTGATCCGGTTCCGAATCCACTTCCTCAAAACTTAGATATTGTCGTTCCCTCTACATATCTTCCAAGAACCGGAGGTTCATCCGGCGGTTCCGTTTCAGGTATCTTAGAACGAGTGGAGCCGTCTTAA
- a CDS encoding baseplate assembly protein: MRSGFSNDAFDFQEKPQSPDARLTPAILATVTDVLPRFRANVLTTFGEPYKKVRYSGPFLKQNGNAHGRAFGLKKDQLVLLEFISGSYRAPVITQIFPFAVKDSDLSNLQNFWSKYSFLDPEKDIIDFHESGYFVRQTTSKIEIYNENQELVFSLDFENKKAKLKIETLEIEGETTFKGNTNFQGDLKIEGDTDQTGKLSVSEDVVIAGVAVKTHGHTYSPGPLPPTKTGPPI; encoded by the coding sequence ATGAGGTCAGGTTTTTCAAACGACGCATTCGATTTTCAAGAAAAACCTCAATCACCGGACGCACGTCTAACACCTGCGATTCTTGCAACCGTGACCGATGTTCTTCCGAGATTTCGTGCAAACGTTTTAACAACCTTCGGAGAACCTTACAAAAAGGTACGATATTCCGGTCCTTTTTTAAAACAAAACGGGAATGCACATGGCCGAGCCTTCGGATTAAAAAAAGACCAGCTTGTTCTTTTAGAATTTATCTCCGGTTCCTATCGCGCTCCTGTGATCACACAAATCTTTCCGTTTGCTGTCAAAGACTCCGATTTATCGAATCTTCAAAATTTCTGGTCCAAATATAGTTTTCTTGATCCCGAAAAAGATATAATTGATTTTCACGAGTCTGGATACTTTGTCCGGCAAACGACAAGCAAGATCGAAATCTATAACGAGAATCAAGAACTTGTTTTCTCACTCGACTTCGAAAATAAAAAAGCAAAACTGAAAATTGAAACTTTAGAAATAGAAGGTGAGACAACGTTTAAAGGGAATACGAATTTTCAAGGGGATCTAAAAATAGAAGGAGATACAGATCAAACAGGAAAACTTTCAGTCAGTGAAGACGTAGTGATCGCGGGCGTTGCCGTAAAAACCCACGGCCATACCTACTCACCCGGTCCTCTACCACCAACAAAAACAGGACCGCCGATTTAG